One segment of Nostoc flagelliforme CCNUN1 DNA contains the following:
- the rsfS gene encoding ribosome silencing factor — MTDYFQGNFPLQSVPLTKSVAKSHAHTEEESGKLAATIAEAGSDRKAGEIILLKVAEVSYLADYFVMMTGYSKVQVRAIAQAIEGKVETELQRRPIRTEGKLEGSWVLQDYGDVIVHIMMPKEREFYNLEAFWIHAERISLPESDEGESKPT, encoded by the coding sequence ATGACTGATTATTTCCAAGGAAATTTCCCATTACAATCTGTTCCACTGACGAAAAGTGTGGCAAAGAGCCACGCCCATACCGAAGAGGAGAGCGGAAAATTAGCTGCAACGATAGCAGAAGCTGGATCAGACCGCAAAGCAGGTGAGATTATATTGCTCAAAGTAGCAGAGGTATCTTACCTAGCTGATTACTTTGTGATGATGACTGGCTATTCTAAAGTACAAGTCAGGGCGATCGCTCAAGCAATTGAAGGAAAAGTCGAAACTGAGTTGCAACGGCGTCCTATAAGGACAGAAGGAAAACTTGAGGGAAGTTGGGTACTACAAGACTACGGTGATGTGATCGTTCACATCATGATGCCCAAAGAACGGGAGTTTTATAATTTAGAAGCGTTCTGGATTCATGCAGAACGTATTTCCCTTCCAGAATCTGATGAGGGTGAAAGTAAGCCAACATGA
- a CDS encoding CGLD27 family protein, with protein MIRSSVSNCPVPTDQQPLNEYEELKTSWLFRDSTLDLREYITKIAWIWGLSWLVAAPVAATSFPPHKYIAHFILCGAAAASVGVVLALVRLYLGWFYVCDRLCSPTVFYEESGWYDGQTWTKPEEILNRDRLIVAYEIKPILRRLQFTFAGLAGMYVIGTIVWHLF; from the coding sequence ATGATTAGGTCTTCGGTTTCAAATTGCCCAGTTCCTACAGACCAACAACCGCTTAATGAGTACGAAGAGTTAAAAACTTCCTGGCTGTTTCGTGATAGCACTTTAGATTTACGCGAGTATATCACTAAAATTGCTTGGATTTGGGGTTTATCTTGGCTGGTTGCAGCACCTGTGGCAGCCACGAGTTTTCCTCCCCACAAGTATATTGCACATTTTATCCTTTGTGGTGCGGCCGCCGCGAGTGTCGGGGTAGTGCTGGCACTGGTAAGGTTGTACTTAGGCTGGTTCTACGTATGCGATCGCCTTTGCAGCCCCACAGTCTTTTATGAAGAGTCAGGCTGGTACGACGGCCAAACTTGGACAAAACCAGAGGAAATCCTCAACCGCGATCGCTTGATTGTCGCATACGAAATCAAACCTATTCTGCGGCGGTTACAATTTACCTTTGCTGGGTTGGCGGGAATGTACGTTATTGGTACTATAGTTTG